Proteins co-encoded in one Spirosoma endbachense genomic window:
- a CDS encoding glycosyltransferase family 9 protein, which produces MITVTNSPRFLISQTAFIGDVILATALLEQLHQAQPDAVLDVLVRKGNESLLANHPFVNEVLIWDKKGAKYRSLWTLLQTIRSRKYDAVLNLQRFGTTGLLTAFSGAKTTVGFTKNPFSRFFTHRIEHRIEPGIHEIQRNAELLKPLNLASPIVRLTRPKLYPSVADFNAVRIYQHKPYICIAPTSVWFTKQYPSERWIELIQKLPDNTVIYLLGAPADAQACNAMIARAGLAPGTVINLAGKLSLLQSAALQAGAVMNYVNDSAPLHLCSAMNAPTTAVFCSTVPEFGFGPLADQSRVVQTAEVLDCKPCNLHGKSACPLGHFRCAWGISVDEMAHFQ; this is translated from the coding sequence ATGATAACCGTAACTAATTCGCCCCGGTTCCTGATTAGTCAAACAGCCTTTATTGGCGACGTGATTCTGGCAACGGCTCTTCTGGAGCAGTTGCATCAGGCCCAGCCCGATGCAGTGCTGGATGTTTTGGTTCGCAAAGGTAACGAGAGTCTGCTGGCTAATCACCCATTTGTGAATGAGGTATTGATCTGGGATAAAAAAGGAGCCAAATACCGAAGTCTCTGGACACTACTTCAAACCATCCGTTCCCGGAAATATGATGCTGTGCTTAACCTTCAGCGGTTTGGTACAACTGGTTTATTAACTGCCTTTTCGGGTGCGAAAACAACCGTTGGCTTTACGAAAAACCCCTTTTCGCGATTTTTTACTCATCGGATCGAACACCGGATCGAGCCCGGTATCCATGAAATACAGCGGAATGCTGAATTACTGAAACCGTTAAATCTGGCCTCACCCATCGTACGGTTGACTCGCCCAAAGCTCTACCCATCAGTAGCTGATTTTAATGCAGTCAGGATTTATCAGCATAAACCTTACATCTGCATTGCGCCAACGTCGGTCTGGTTTACAAAGCAATATCCATCCGAACGCTGGATTGAATTAATTCAGAAATTGCCGGACAACACCGTAATTTATTTATTGGGAGCGCCCGCCGATGCCCAGGCCTGTAATGCGATGATCGCACGGGCCGGGTTAGCACCGGGAACGGTCATTAATCTGGCGGGTAAGTTAAGTTTATTGCAATCAGCGGCTTTGCAGGCCGGAGCAGTGATGAACTATGTTAACGATTCGGCTCCCCTGCACCTGTGTTCGGCTATGAATGCGCCAACAACCGCCGTTTTTTGCTCAACGGTGCCCGAATTTGGCTTTGGCCCACTGGCCGATCAATCGAGAGTCGTACAGACGGCTGAAGTGCTCGATTGTAAACCGTGTAATTTACATGGCAAGTCGGCTTGCCCACTAGGACACTTCCGCTGTGCCTGGGGAATATCGGTTGACGAAATGGCCCATTTCCAGTAG
- a CDS encoding M16 family metallopeptidase: protein MEDYEVYTLPNGIRIAHKQIPHTQIAHCGIMLDIGSRDEQPHQQGLAHFWEHMAFKGTEKRKSYHIITRLETVGGELNAYTTKEKVCFHASVLGAHFEKATELLSDITFHSVFPEKQIERERGVILEEMAMYYDSPEDAIQDDFDELVFPNHALGGNILGTTETVSSFRREDLQSFIAENYDTSRIVFASVSNLPFKQVVKVAEKYFRDVPAQHTTRLRKMPTDYVPRHNRVERPITQAQCAIGRPAYGLTDPRRLPFFMLVNLLGGPGMNSRLNLNLREKYGLVYSIDASYTPYLDTGFLGIYFGTDPKKVEKAIGLINKELKRLREEPLTTLQLHQTKEQLIGQLAMAEESNNSFMLMMAKSLLDIDRVEALNDIFNDIKAVTANQLQTLAQEIFDEGQFSSLTFVPEK from the coding sequence ATGGAAGATTACGAAGTTTATACCCTGCCAAACGGAATCCGGATCGCTCACAAACAGATACCGCATACCCAGATTGCTCATTGTGGTATCATGCTTGATATCGGAAGCCGAGATGAACAACCACACCAGCAGGGACTGGCCCACTTTTGGGAACATATGGCATTCAAAGGTACGGAGAAACGAAAATCGTACCACATAATTACACGACTAGAAACGGTTGGCGGTGAATTAAACGCATATACGACGAAAGAAAAAGTTTGTTTTCATGCATCCGTCCTGGGTGCTCATTTTGAGAAAGCAACTGAACTGCTATCGGATATAACGTTTCATTCGGTCTTTCCCGAAAAGCAGATCGAGCGCGAGCGGGGTGTTATTCTGGAAGAAATGGCCATGTATTACGATTCGCCTGAGGATGCTATTCAGGACGATTTCGATGAGTTGGTCTTTCCTAACCATGCCCTCGGTGGCAACATCCTCGGCACCACCGAAACCGTCAGCTCGTTCCGGCGCGAAGATCTGCAGAGCTTCATTGCCGAGAATTATGACACCAGCCGAATCGTATTTGCGTCCGTAAGCAACCTGCCGTTTAAGCAAGTTGTTAAAGTGGCCGAAAAATATTTTCGCGATGTACCGGCCCAGCATACGACACGCCTTCGCAAGATGCCTACGGATTACGTACCACGCCACAACCGGGTAGAACGCCCGATTACGCAGGCCCAATGCGCAATTGGTCGCCCGGCTTATGGCCTGACCGATCCGCGTCGGCTACCGTTTTTTATGCTCGTCAATCTCCTCGGCGGACCCGGCATGAACTCCCGGCTAAACCTGAATTTACGCGAGAAGTACGGGCTGGTCTATTCCATCGACGCTAGTTATACACCCTATCTGGATACGGGTTTTCTGGGTATTTACTTCGGAACCGACCCCAAGAAAGTGGAGAAAGCCATCGGACTGATCAACAAGGAACTAAAGCGACTCCGCGAAGAACCGCTCACGACCCTGCAACTTCACCAAACCAAGGAGCAGCTTATTGGTCAGTTGGCAATGGCCGAAGAAAGCAACAACAGCTTTATGCTCATGATGGCCAAGAGTTTACTCGACATCGACCGGGTAGAAGCGCTGAATGACATCTTTAACGACATCAAAGCCGTAACAGCCAATCAGTTACAAACGCTGGCTCAGGAAATTTTCGACGAAGGCCAGTTTAGCTCACTGACCTTTGTACCCGAAAAGTAG
- a CDS encoding alpha-1,4-glucan--maltose-1-phosphate maltosyltransferase, with protein sequence MNSPKKSSKASALRTPGTELAVTAISVVDHTPPASDHPARSGQVRVAIEHVTPELDGGRFPIKATVGDVIAIEADVFADGHDHLAALLLYRHSDESDWTEMAMTLLNNDRWGASFIVEKQGRYVYTIEAWVDHPASWQHEVHLKVADGQRITSELLAGAQFLDGMFKRAGGQEIKAGKGRKKTPVAPVDESADAAALREMAALFRDESRYDEAVSVAESDQFTFYASRYPERQFPTRYVHELGIEVDRTRAAFSTWYCLFPRSASQQEGVHGSFKDVEALLPRISGMGFNVLYMPPIHPIGTAYRKGKNNSVVCQPGEPGVPYGIGSPEGGHDAIHSELGTVDDFKHLIAIAANYGMEVAMDLAIQCSPDHPWAKDHPEWFKKRPDGTIQYAENPPKKYQDIYPIYFETDDWQNLWDELKRVLLVWASWGIRIIRVDNPHTKPFGFWEWIIAEVKREFPDMLFLAEAFTKPKVMQELAKRGFSQSYTYYTWRNTKAELEEYMTELTQDEISYFFRPNFWPTTHDINPNILQPGHEPQFLIRYFLAATLSSNYGIYGPSFELMEYVPFPNKEEYLNSEKYEIRHWDWNKTNKLTYLITLVNRIRNENVALQKTNNLTFCTVSDDAIMAYLKTSGENRLLIVVNTEAYGRRAGMVQVPIWELGIEPDQTYSVHDLLTEAYYTWKGEWNYVELDPYVLPMHLLRIEV encoded by the coding sequence ATGAACTCACCGAAAAAAAGCTCGAAGGCATCCGCATTACGTACCCCCGGCACAGAGTTAGCCGTAACAGCAATATCAGTTGTCGATCATACACCCCCAGCCTCCGACCATCCGGCCCGATCCGGTCAGGTACGCGTTGCTATTGAGCATGTAACGCCCGAACTTGACGGTGGCCGGTTTCCGATAAAAGCAACTGTGGGTGATGTGATCGCTATTGAAGCTGATGTTTTTGCTGACGGCCATGATCATTTAGCGGCTTTGCTTCTCTACAGGCATAGTGATGAGTCTGACTGGACCGAAATGGCCATGACGCTGCTCAACAATGACCGTTGGGGTGCATCCTTTATTGTTGAAAAGCAGGGCCGTTATGTTTATACAATTGAAGCCTGGGTCGACCATCCGGCATCGTGGCAGCACGAAGTTCATCTGAAAGTGGCCGATGGGCAGCGGATTACGAGCGAACTGCTGGCTGGTGCGCAATTTCTGGATGGAATGTTCAAGCGGGCTGGCGGGCAGGAGATAAAAGCAGGAAAGGGGAGAAAGAAAACGCCCGTGGCACCAGTTGACGAATCGGCCGATGCCGCAGCACTACGGGAGATGGCTGCTTTGTTTCGGGATGAGAGTCGCTATGACGAAGCCGTTTCGGTGGCTGAAAGCGATCAGTTTACGTTCTACGCAAGCCGGTATCCCGAACGCCAGTTCCCAACCCGCTATGTTCATGAACTCGGTATTGAGGTAGACCGTACTCGTGCTGCCTTTAGCACCTGGTACTGCCTGTTTCCTCGTTCGGCTTCGCAACAGGAGGGTGTTCATGGTTCGTTTAAAGACGTGGAAGCCTTATTGCCCCGTATTTCGGGGATGGGTTTCAATGTGCTCTATATGCCGCCCATTCACCCGATTGGTACGGCTTATCGTAAGGGGAAAAATAATTCGGTTGTTTGCCAGCCCGGTGAGCCGGGGGTTCCGTATGGGATTGGCTCACCCGAAGGCGGGCATGATGCGATTCACTCCGAACTGGGTACGGTAGATGATTTTAAGCATCTCATTGCTATTGCGGCCAACTACGGCATGGAGGTCGCGATGGACCTGGCTATTCAGTGTTCGCCCGACCACCCGTGGGCGAAGGACCACCCCGAATGGTTTAAAAAACGGCCCGACGGCACCATTCAGTATGCCGAGAACCCGCCCAAGAAATACCAGGATATCTATCCGATTTATTTTGAGACCGACGACTGGCAGAACTTATGGGACGAATTAAAGCGGGTTTTGCTGGTTTGGGCTTCGTGGGGTATTCGCATCATTCGGGTCGATAATCCGCATACGAAACCGTTTGGTTTCTGGGAGTGGATCATTGCAGAAGTAAAGCGTGAGTTTCCGGATATGTTGTTTCTGGCCGAAGCGTTTACAAAGCCCAAGGTGATGCAGGAACTGGCCAAACGAGGCTTTTCGCAGTCTTATACCTACTATACCTGGCGCAATACGAAGGCCGAGCTGGAGGAATACATGACCGAGCTGACACAAGACGAGATCAGCTATTTTTTTCGTCCGAATTTCTGGCCAACAACCCACGACATCAATCCCAATATTCTTCAACCGGGACACGAGCCGCAGTTCCTGATTCGCTATTTCCTGGCGGCAACCCTGTCGAGCAACTATGGTATTTACGGACCATCGTTTGAGTTGATGGAATACGTTCCGTTCCCCAATAAAGAAGAGTATTTAAACTCGGAGAAATACGAAATCCGCCATTGGGACTGGAATAAAACCAATAAACTGACGTATCTCATTACGCTGGTGAATCGCATCCGGAATGAGAATGTGGCTTTACAAAAGACAAATAACCTGACGTTCTGCACCGTTAGCGACGATGCTATCATGGCTTACCTTAAAACGTCGGGCGAGAATCGACTGCTTATTGTAGTCAATACGGAAGCTTACGGCCGTCGGGCGGGTATGGTACAGGTTCCGATCTGGGAGCTGGGTATCGAACCAGACCAAACCTATTCAGTCCACGATTTACTGACGGAAGCCTATTATACCTGGAAGGGTGAATGGAATTACGTGGAACTGGACCCGTATGTGCTTCCTATGCACCTGCTCCGGATTGAAGTGTAG
- a CDS encoding sensor histidine kinase has translation MNEPSAALAHERFELLAKATHDAVWDWNLITDQVWWNEGFLDLFGYQPGTIKDGANFWITRIHPADRQRVHDSIYQTIRQGKTNWSDEYRFLKNDGSYAYVHDRGYTLFQDGQAVRMVGAMQDITQQVSEMARQQQAEQLKFITDSALTAIGLYSIIRDSQTGEVIDLRYELINQMAQRMTGRPADDLIGRTMLEVFPGIGLSGVWQQYKELAQTGVPLRYQNHYTYEGYDLWYEVQGVRHGDWIVLSFLDITELKKTQLQLESLNEELVRSNESLQQFAYIASHDLQEPLRKIQSFGDILKNNYADQLGSGIDHLERMQSAAGRMAVLIKDLLNFSRISTHHDTAKAVPLERVVERVLDDLALSIQEKQADVQVESLPTVSGDASQLQQLFQNLLSNALKFHQPAVPPHIRICSQLVTATELPATIKPSRQAPAYYRIRVSDNGIGFDEQYLGRIFQVFQRLHTRSQYAGTGIGLAICEKVVTNHGGAITATSTPGEGATFDVYLPATAQNA, from the coding sequence ATGAATGAGCCGTCTGCTGCATTAGCCCATGAACGGTTTGAATTGCTGGCCAAAGCTACCCACGACGCGGTTTGGGACTGGAACCTGATAACCGATCAGGTCTGGTGGAATGAAGGCTTTCTGGACTTATTTGGCTATCAGCCCGGAACCATCAAGGACGGAGCAAACTTTTGGATTACCCGGATTCATCCTGCCGACCGGCAGCGTGTTCACGACAGTATTTATCAAACCATCAGGCAAGGAAAAACGAACTGGTCTGACGAGTATAGGTTCCTGAAAAACGATGGCTCCTATGCTTATGTACATGACCGGGGTTATACGCTATTTCAGGACGGCCAGGCCGTGCGGATGGTCGGTGCTATGCAGGACATAACGCAGCAGGTATCTGAAATGGCCCGCCAGCAGCAGGCCGAGCAACTCAAATTTATTACCGATAGTGCGCTTACAGCCATTGGTCTTTATTCGATCATTCGGGATAGCCAAACGGGTGAAGTGATCGACTTGCGGTATGAGCTTATTAACCAAATGGCCCAACGAATGACGGGCCGGCCAGCCGACGATTTAATTGGCCGAACCATGCTGGAAGTCTTCCCCGGTATTGGCCTTAGTGGTGTCTGGCAACAGTATAAAGAGTTGGCACAAACTGGCGTTCCCCTTCGTTATCAGAATCATTACACCTATGAAGGTTATGATCTCTGGTATGAGGTACAGGGAGTTCGGCACGGCGACTGGATCGTTTTATCGTTCCTGGATATTACCGAGCTAAAGAAAACACAGCTTCAGCTTGAATCGCTCAACGAAGAACTGGTACGATCCAACGAAAGTCTTCAGCAGTTTGCTTATATCGCCAGTCACGACTTACAGGAACCTCTTCGTAAAATTCAATCGTTCGGCGATATCCTGAAGAACAATTATGCCGACCAGCTAGGCAGTGGCATTGACCATCTCGAACGCATGCAGTCAGCCGCTGGGCGTATGGCCGTTCTGATCAAGGATCTACTGAATTTCTCCCGAATTTCTACCCATCATGACACGGCAAAAGCTGTACCTCTGGAGCGGGTTGTGGAGCGGGTTCTGGATGATCTGGCTTTGAGTATTCAGGAAAAGCAGGCCGACGTGCAGGTAGAGTCATTGCCTACCGTATCAGGCGACGCATCGCAACTACAGCAGTTGTTTCAGAATCTGCTGTCCAACGCCCTCAAATTTCATCAACCAGCGGTACCACCTCACATTCGTATCTGTTCACAACTGGTAACCGCAACAGAGTTACCAGCAACCATCAAGCCCAGTCGGCAGGCACCAGCCTACTACCGCATTCGTGTGTCAGACAACGGTATTGGGTTTGATGAGCAGTATCTCGGGCGCATTTTTCAGGTCTTTCAACGACTCCATACACGAAGCCAGTACGCAGGAACGGGCATTGGGCTGGCTATCTGTGAGAAGGTGGTAACAAATCACGGGGGAGCCATCACGGCAACGAGTACGCCAGGAGAAGGGGCTACGTTTGATGTGTATCTACCCGCAACGGCACAAAACGCCTAA
- a CDS encoding hydrolase, producing the protein MLNLFTSKNTLIACLVVGAVLAGCHSLDEFTPAVTNVSQLGSARLQAITLSEGFEVGASSPKTAYDVTPTGSSSGDNVTLQSKSWNLYDALIGNLSGDLKAGSWSARIRNTGKITMLFDVTTGASTVTIKHGTYGSDAASQWGLWYSVNSGSSWAQAGSTITTTTTLQTQTFTLNVSGTVRLEIRKLSGSTNRINIDDIVINDNAGGGTPTGKKFLFDASKRENAGSADWQIDADGTESVPIYTGGTTVETKAQRYPTPSYTGITATTSETYWKGGISAWAVDLVKRGNLVETLPNTASLTYGNASNPQDLSNYDVFIVVEPNRLFTTAEKTALMNFISNGGGLMMVADHTAPSLTGTDPNGYNPSDRDGDGYDSPRVWNDLMANNGINNNKPFGFTVDYIDISEQPTTKVYTGTNTNAQKVLGGLAGTASKLAFYNGTTATLYPANNATVQGLFWRMSSTVGSTTSVMALLSTYGNGRVVFIGDSSPADDGTGDTNDNLFNGWSGDVPSGYTSHPALHINASLWLAKVQ; encoded by the coding sequence ATGCTCAATTTGTTCACCTCAAAGAACACCCTCATTGCCTGCCTGGTTGTTGGGGCAGTACTGGCAGGTTGTCATTCTCTTGACGAGTTTACCCCTGCGGTTACAAATGTGAGTCAACTGGGCTCAGCACGGCTTCAGGCAATCACTTTATCAGAAGGATTTGAAGTGGGAGCGAGTAGCCCCAAAACAGCCTATGACGTCACTCCAACGGGCTCATCCAGTGGCGACAACGTTACACTCCAATCGAAATCCTGGAATCTATACGATGCCTTAATCGGCAACTTAAGTGGCGATTTAAAAGCAGGCTCCTGGTCGGCCCGGATTCGGAATACAGGGAAGATCACCATGCTATTCGATGTCACAACAGGTGCCAGCACCGTTACGATCAAACATGGCACTTACGGCAGCGATGCCGCGAGTCAATGGGGGCTGTGGTACTCGGTTAACAGTGGCAGTAGCTGGGCCCAGGCTGGTTCAACCATTACGACCACAACGACTCTTCAGACTCAAACCTTTACGCTGAATGTGTCGGGCACTGTTCGCCTGGAGATCAGAAAACTATCCGGCTCAACAAACCGCATCAATATTGACGACATTGTCATCAACGATAACGCTGGGGGTGGTACGCCTACGGGCAAAAAGTTTTTGTTTGATGCCAGCAAACGCGAGAATGCAGGTAGTGCCGACTGGCAGATTGATGCTGACGGCACCGAAAGCGTCCCGATCTACACCGGTGGAACTACGGTAGAAACCAAGGCACAGCGCTATCCAACGCCTTCTTATACAGGCATCACCGCTACAACTTCCGAAACCTACTGGAAAGGGGGTATTTCGGCCTGGGCGGTTGATCTGGTAAAACGCGGCAATCTGGTAGAAACATTGCCCAACACGGCATCGCTTACCTATGGAAATGCATCCAACCCGCAGGATTTGAGTAATTACGATGTGTTTATTGTCGTGGAGCCCAATCGGCTTTTCACAACAGCCGAAAAGACTGCGCTGATGAACTTTATCTCGAATGGTGGCGGACTGATGATGGTGGCCGATCATACGGCTCCTTCACTAACCGGTACCGACCCAAATGGCTACAATCCATCAGATAGGGATGGCGATGGCTATGATTCGCCACGGGTCTGGAACGATCTGATGGCAAACAATGGCATCAACAACAACAAGCCCTTTGGCTTCACCGTCGATTATATTGACATCAGCGAACAACCGACAACGAAGGTATATACCGGAACAAACACCAATGCCCAGAAGGTGTTAGGTGGTTTAGCCGGTACAGCGTCCAAACTGGCCTTTTATAATGGCACTACTGCCACGCTTTACCCGGCCAATAATGCTACCGTTCAGGGCTTGTTCTGGCGGATGAGCAGTACGGTAGGCAGCACCACCAGTGTAATGGCCCTCCTATCGACTTACGGAAATGGTCGTGTCGTCTTTATTGGCGATAGCTCTCCGGCCGATGACGGAACCGGCGACACCAACGACAATCTATTCAACGGATGGTCGGGCGATGTTCCATCGGGGTACACGTCTCACCCGGCCTTGCATATCAACGCATCGTTGTGGCTGGCAAAAGTTCAGTAG
- a CDS encoding aminoglycoside phosphotransferase family protein, translating to MIRLAATGYSEATQMATDASRCFLTPTQAMLLTGFTIAHYLLDKGYLSSESILDGRFTAHLASSRNTNYLINRDANKGSLFVKQVQAWDQEKIETLRTEATCYWLAENEAEYAQLRKFLPPYLAFDSQNHILITEAVQGAISLNDFYLQQRSFPLQLATRQAELLGSFHKTIARSVQDAPSFRLFRKQEPVVFLWSSSGFPAYSGHQSQAERQMVQLITKNEDYMTRLSAVREKWEATSLIHGDIKPANFLINQDAPSTGHYDLRLIDWETADIGDPCWDVAAIFQSYLFYWIYHEPLQGQSAQNSYASYGFSLETMQPSMRQFWQTYIRLMDWTAEEAEANLSKIVGYCALKLIHTCYETIQQASTMPLHSARLLQLSLNMLRSPDEAIWSVLGIPNAVRL from the coding sequence TTGATTAGACTGGCAGCGACTGGCTATTCCGAAGCTACCCAAATGGCTACAGATGCCAGTCGCTGTTTCTTAACTCCCACTCAGGCTATGCTGCTAACAGGTTTTACTATCGCCCACTATCTGCTGGATAAAGGCTATCTATCTTCCGAGTCGATACTCGATGGTCGGTTTACCGCTCATCTGGCATCCAGCCGCAATACGAACTACCTCATCAATCGGGATGCCAATAAGGGCTCACTATTCGTCAAACAGGTACAAGCCTGGGACCAGGAGAAAATAGAGACCCTACGTACAGAAGCTACCTGCTACTGGCTAGCTGAAAATGAAGCGGAATACGCCCAGCTCCGGAAATTTCTTCCCCCCTACCTCGCCTTCGATTCACAGAACCACATTCTGATTACAGAGGCCGTACAGGGAGCCATCAGTCTCAACGATTTTTATTTACAACAGCGGTCGTTTCCGTTACAATTAGCCACACGTCAGGCCGAACTGCTTGGCTCATTCCACAAAACCATTGCCCGATCCGTACAGGATGCACCAAGTTTTCGACTGTTCAGGAAGCAGGAGCCAGTGGTGTTTTTGTGGAGTTCATCGGGTTTCCCCGCCTATTCGGGCCATCAAAGTCAGGCCGAGCGCCAGATGGTACAACTGATTACGAAAAACGAGGACTATATGACACGGCTGTCAGCCGTTCGGGAGAAGTGGGAGGCAACCAGCCTCATCCACGGCGATATTAAACCGGCTAATTTCCTGATCAATCAGGATGCTCCGTCAACAGGTCATTACGATCTGCGCCTGATTGACTGGGAAACTGCCGATATTGGCGACCCCTGCTGGGATGTTGCAGCTATTTTTCAGAGCTATCTATTCTACTGGATTTACCACGAACCGCTACAGGGCCAGTCGGCACAAAATTCGTATGCCAGCTATGGCTTTTCGCTCGAAACCATGCAACCGTCCATGCGTCAGTTCTGGCAAACCTACATCCGCTTAATGGACTGGACGGCCGAAGAAGCTGAAGCCAACCTGAGTAAAATTGTTGGGTACTGCGCCCTGAAACTGATTCATACCTGTTATGAAACGATCCAGCAGGCTTCGACCATGCCGCTCCACAGCGCCCGTCTGCTTCAATTAAGTTTAAACATGCTACGCTCACCTGACGAAGCTATCTGGTCAGTGCTGGGTATTCCAAACGCAGTACGGCTATGA
- a CDS encoding T3SS effector HopA1 family protein gives MKTHYEHQLDAILNGLHIDQAQCQITLKIDGSQTTYKPDTLQATLSGLIYQHFYCAADPAAPALAGLPSDDSFMDELSRNNHSVETFDTAWSVETVDQAGIPYVTKGNDRRMVYAGEFVYDTPKRGPAQAGDTVRLLMHRELRDLQSGFYYVFGQTPGEDSITLQTRLYFHSTPEGSLRLVSWVTQMLNKYRIPFQFKCLNHPDLYGRSDSAVLYLSKPYVNVVLDLLTEALPDLEPWLQPSIPLFTRLIAPGIGFAESPPNPSESFGTSRSGLIAQGIANAVAKQQPGETYNEAVQSLFDKLGLSLDQPYRNPQSKYTYTFPTHSTN, from the coding sequence ATGAAAACCCACTACGAACACCAACTCGATGCGATCCTCAACGGATTACACATCGACCAGGCTCAGTGCCAGATTACGCTTAAAATCGATGGTTCTCAGACTACGTATAAACCGGATACGCTACAGGCGACCTTATCGGGTCTGATCTATCAACATTTTTACTGTGCCGCCGATCCAGCTGCCCCGGCCCTCGCTGGTTTGCCGTCCGACGATTCGTTTATGGACGAATTGAGTCGAAACAACCATAGCGTTGAAACGTTCGACACGGCCTGGTCTGTCGAAACGGTAGACCAGGCCGGAATACCCTACGTCACGAAAGGCAATGACCGACGGATGGTCTATGCGGGCGAGTTCGTTTACGACACCCCAAAACGAGGACCCGCTCAGGCTGGCGATACGGTCCGGCTACTCATGCACCGCGAACTTCGGGATTTACAGAGTGGCTTTTATTACGTGTTCGGCCAAACGCCCGGCGAGGATTCGATCACCCTACAGACCCGGCTTTATTTTCACTCGACACCAGAGGGCAGTCTTCGGCTGGTGTCCTGGGTGACGCAGATGCTCAATAAGTATCGGATACCCTTTCAATTTAAATGCCTCAACCATCCCGATTTGTATGGTCGCAGCGACTCGGCTGTGCTTTATCTGTCAAAACCATACGTGAACGTTGTGCTGGATTTATTGACGGAAGCACTGCCTGATTTGGAACCCTGGCTACAACCGTCCATTCCGCTCTTCACCCGATTGATCGCACCGGGCATTGGCTTTGCCGAAAGTCCACCCAACCCCAGCGAAAGTTTTGGAACAAGCCGAAGTGGTCTTATTGCGCAGGGAATTGCCAATGCCGTAGCGAAACAGCAACCTGGCGAAACATACAACGAAGCCGTGCAGTCGCTATTCGACAAGCTAGGTCTTTCGCTTGATCAGCCTTACCGCAATCCTCAGTCAAAATACACTTACACGTTCCCCACTCATTCGACTAACTAA